In Humulus lupulus chromosome 7, drHumLupu1.1, whole genome shotgun sequence, the following are encoded in one genomic region:
- the LOC133789684 gene encoding G-type lectin S-receptor-like serine/threonine-protein kinase LECRK3, with protein MAVVFHLGLLPITLLLLPFSVVLAQFAGLVLIDSLTAGDKDAWLSPTKDFAFGFRRLNNDDYDLDHNELYLLAIWYNKLADQTIVWHANGVSVPRGSTLELISQTGLVLTNSHGDQVWSSSDSKGDAHVSRGLMKDTGNFVLLDENNKAIWESFKHPTNTLLPTQTMVIGDMLFSHQSLTNFSPGRFQFGLYEDGDVVLNFTNFPDSSPSIAYFKMGFSGADKVTFDAQGRLYLSSSDRKICIAKSDDAVSPSKYYLKVTLHFHGVLALSYFPKKHNEKSIWKVKKAIPDDICNDLTVPGNMGTGPCGYNSICTLEDGTPQCKCPPGYSSLSQTRNYSGCIPDFPQLWDDNNDGKISVVELPRTDWPESDYEFIESSELEECKNNCLLDRYCAGGTFNFNTNRCWKKRLPLSNGRESKKLKNMMGFIIVKTPPHISSNKAHKIILTLLFILLGGSLLINFVVLTRVYLASELNCRKVIRSYRKYHGNSVIANLRQFSYKELSEATNGFTVELGRGSCGVVFKGQIKSGIVAVKLLKRLFQENDREFQVEVNIICKTHQKNLVRLVGYCNERKHRLLVYEYMSNGTLANFLFKGPNNPRPSWSRRTDIAIGIARGLLYLHEDCSTQIMHCDMKPQNVLLDDSYNARISDFGMAKILGLSQTHSYCNNSIRGTKGYIAPEWFRSAAPITARVDVYSFGVMLLEIVSCRRNDNVLNECGGGGETGFLIDWAYECYNNERVEGLVENDIEAMAEVEMVERFVKVALWCLQEDPSQRPSMKKVLLMLEGIVVVSAPPSSPCSSSSSNT; from the coding sequence ATGGCTGTTGTTTTTCACTTGGGTCTTCTACCCATCACTCTTCTCTTACTACCCTTTTCTGTTGTTTTAGCTCAATTCGCCGGTCTAGTACTGATAGATTCTCTCACTGCAGGGGATAAGGATGCTTGGCTTTCACCAACCAAAGATTTTGCCTTTGGATTTCGCAGACTCAATAACGATGATTATGATCTTGATCATAATGAACTTTACTTGCTCGCCATATGGTACAACAAACTTGCTGACCAAACTATAGTGTGGCATGCGAACGGAGTCAGTGTACCAAGAGGATCTACCCTTGAGCTCATCTCTCAGACTGGTCTGGTGCTTACCAACTCTCATGGTGATCAAGTATGGAGTAGTTCAGATTCAAAAGGTGACGCCCATGTAAGCCGTGGGTTGATGAAGGACACAGGTAACTTTGTTTTGCTCGATGAGAATAATAAAGCCATATGGGAGAGTTTCAAACACCCTACTAATACGTTACTGCCCACTCAGACCATGGTGATTGGTGATATGCTTTTTTCCCATCAGAGCTTGACCAACTTCTCACCTGGTCGATTCCAGTTTGGCTTGTATGAAGATGGTGATGTCGTGCTCAATTTCACAAATTTTCCAGATTCTTCTCCTTCTATTGCCTACTTTAAAATGGGCTTTAGTGGTGCTGATAAAGTGACCTTTGATGCACAAGGCCGCTTGTACTTGTCGAGTAGTGATAGAAAAATATGTATTGCAAAATCAGATGATGCAGTCTCACCTTCTAAGTATTATCTCAAAGTTACTCTCCATTTTCATGGAGTTTTAGCTTTGAGTTATTTTCCAAAGAAGCATAATGAAAAGTCAATATGGAAAGTCAAAAAGGCCATACCAGATGATATTTGCAATGATTTAACTGTTCCTGGAAACATGGGCACTGGACCATGCGGGTACAACAGTATCTGCACACTCGAAGATGGAACTCCACAGTGCAAATGCCCACCTGGGTATTCGTCACTCAGCCAAACTAGAAACTACAGTGGCTGCATACCAGATTTTCCACAGCTCTGGGATGATAATAATGATGGGAAGATCAGTGTGGTGGAACTTCCAAGAACTGATTGGCCGGAATCTGATTACGAGTTTATTGAGTCCTCTGAGCTTGAGGAATGCAAAAATAATTGCTTACTTGATCGCTATTGTGCAGGAGGCACTTTTAACTTTAACACTAACCGTTGCTGGAAGAAGAGACTCCCACTATCCAATGGTAGAGAGAGCAAGAAACTCAAAAACATGATGGGGTTTATCATAGTCAAAACTCCACCACACATATCTTCCAACAAAGCACATAAGATTATTCTGACCCTTTTATTCATACTCTTGGGTGGTTCTTTACTCATCAACTTTGTTGTGTTGACCAGGGTGTATTTGGCTTCTGAACTCAACTGCCGTAAGGTAATCAGAAGTTATAGAAAATATCATGGAAATTCTGTTATAGCTAATTTGCGCCAATTCAGCTACAAAGAACTCTCAGAGGCCACAAATGGGTTCACAGTGGAGTTAGGAAGGGGGTCTTGTGGTGTAGTCTTTAAAGGCCAGATAAAGTCTGGTATTGTAGCTGTCAAATTACTGAAAAGGCTGTTTCAGGAGAATGACAGAGAGTTCCAAGTCGAAGTAAACATTATATGCAAAACCCATCAGAAAAATCTGGTCAGGTTAGTTGGATACTGCAATGAGAGAAAGCACAGGCTTCTGGTGTATGAGTACATGAGCAATGGCACCTTAGCCAACTTTCTCTTTAAGGGTCCTAATAATCCTAGACCAAGTTGGAGCCGAAGGACTGATATAGCCATTGGGATAGCCAGAGGGTTGTTGTACTTGCACGAAGATTGCAGCACCCAAATCATGCATTGTGATATGAAGCCACAAAATGTACTTCTTGATGATAGTTACAATGCTAGAATATCAGATTTTGGGATGGCAAAGATTCTTGGGCTAAGCCAAACACATAGTTATTGTAATAACAGCATAAGAGGAACAAAAGGGTACATTGCACCAGAATGGTTTAGATCAGCAGCACCAATCACGGCCAGGGTTGATGTGTACAGCTTCGGAGTAATGCTGCTTGAGATAGTTAGCTGTAGAAGAAACGACAACGTTTTGAATGAATGTGGTGGAGGAGGAGAGACAGGCTTTTTGATAGACTGGGCTTATGAATGTTACAACAATGAGAGAGTTGAGGGTCTTGTTGAGAATGACATAGAAGCCATGGCTGAGGTGGAGATGGTGGAGAGGTTTGTGAAAGTTGCTCTTTGGTGCCTCCAAGAAGATCCCTCTCAAAGACCTTCCATGAAGAAGGTTTTGTTGATGCTTGAAGGGATAGTAGTAGTttcagctcccccaagttctccTTGCTCTTCTTCCTCTTCCAACACATGA
- the LOC133790337 gene encoding G-type lectin S-receptor-like serine/threonine-protein kinase LECRK3 — protein MRTSLLISLFILVLLCHTSSTASSNVSLGSPPLTAQLDKIESWLSPSGEFAFGFQQIQKGGFLLAIWFNKIPQKTIVWSANGNNLVHQGSIVELTSLGLVLRDSTGKEVWSTVVSGLGVDHAAMFDTGNLVLANQNNVSLWESFSNPTDTLLPSQILGQDTQLAARYSESNYTKGKFYVKVDEGNLVFYVRQLSTLSEGDISYWPDNPTPSNGVRVTFNKSGSIYLQAQNGTITQELIPPISTVPKSFYQRATLEYDGVLRRYVYPKEDGSNSGGWPSREWSPTFSGIPENICLSIHAEKGPGVCGYNSYCKLEGNGRPSCYCLDGYTFVDSKDKMMKGCKPNFEPQNCDEESEDVKNFVMTSVDNTNWPQGDYEVYASVSEDDCRHACLVDCFCALAIYGYNNCWKKRTPFSNGVKDPSIRLTKTLLKVRKEGSANTKSCGNIDSKTKDKTVQKLVGFVSTSAFLNILLLATSLVFFFRLRRKPSTAESHQTITNTNLQNFTVGELEKATNGFKEQLGVGAFGVVFKGAVDLGNSNSLAIAVKKLDNNMVKEGEKEFMAEVMSIGHTNHKNLVQLIGFCNEGQHRLLVYECMSNGSLGSFLFGSSNKPKWHQRMQIALGIARGLVYLHEECSTQIIHCDIKPQNILLDDSYTARISDFGLAKILKTGQTQTMTGIRGTRGYVAPEWFRNTAVTAKVDVYSYGILLLELICCRKNVEEKVDDAQKILADWACDCYEAGKVEFLVENDEEAMMEVKMVEKYVMVAIWCIQEDPSLRPTMKKVAQMLEGSVKVSTPPPPNSFISSL, from the coding sequence ATGAGAACATCTCTTCTTATTAGCTTATTTATTTTGGTGCTGCTATGCCATACCAGCAGTACTGCTAGTAGCAATGTCTCTTTGGGTTCACCACCACTCACTGCACAACTTGATAAAATCGAGTCATGGCTATCGCCATCTGGTGAATTCGCCTTTGGTTTCCAGCAAATCCAAAAAGGTGGCTTCCTTCTTGCTATCTGGTTCAACAAAATACCTCAGAAAACCATTGTTTGGTCAGCCAATGGAAACAATCTTGTTCACCAAGGCTCCATCGTTGAACTAACCAGCCTTGGCTTAGTTTTGAGAGACTCAACAGGAAAAGAGGTATGGTCTACTGTTGTCTCGGGTCTTGGAGTTGACCATGCAGCCATGTTCGACACTGGGAATTTAGTGCTTGCAAACCAGAACAATGTCAGTCTTTGGGAGAGTTTTTCGAACCCAACAGACACATTGTTGCCTAGCCAAATTCTTGGTCAAGACACACAGCTCGCTGCTAGGTACTCTGAGTCAAATTACACAAAAGGGAAGTTTTATGTTAAAGTTGACGAGGGAAATCTAGTGTTCTACGTTAGACAACTCTCGACGCTTAGTGAAGGTGATATTTCTTACTGGCCGGACAACCCAACCCCAAGCAACGGCGTAAGGGTGACTTTTAACAAATCTGGCTCTATTTACTTGCAAGCACAGAATGGAACCATAACTCAGGAGTTGATACCACCAATCTCTACGGTTCCAAAAAGCTTCTACCAAAGAGCAACTCTTGAATATGATGGTGTTCTCCGTCGTTATGTCTACCCAAAAGAAGATGGTTCGAATTCTGGAGGATGGCCCAGCAGGGAATGGTCCCCAACTTTTTCAGGCATACCAGAAAACATATGTTTAAGTATTCATGCTGAAAAGGGACCAGGGGTTTGTGGATACAATAGCTACTGCAAGCTAGAAGGAAATGGCCGACCCAGTTGTTATTGCCTCGATGGTTACACCTTCGTTGATTCGAAGGATAAGATGATGAAGGGTTGCAAACCCAACTTTGAACCTCAAAATTGTGATGAAGAATCAGAAGATGTTAAGAATTTTGTTATGACTAGCGTGGACAACACAAATTGGCCTCAGGGTGATTATGAAGTGTATGCATCAGTGTCAGAGGATGATTGTAGACATGCTTGCTTGGTTGATTGCTTCTGTGCTCTTGCCATTTATGGATATAACAATTGTTGGAAGAAGAGAACTCCTTTCTCAAATGGGGTGAAGGACCCCAGTATTAGATTAACAAAAACTCTGCTTAAAGTAAGAAAAGAAGGCTCAGCTAATACCAAGTCATGCGGAAACATAGATTCGAAAACGAAAGACAAAACAGTGCAGAAACTCGTTGGGTTTGTAAGTACATCAGCTTTTCTCAATATCCTATTACTAGCAACCTCATTGGTTTTCTTTTTCCGCCTTCGTCGCAAGCCATCAACCGCTGAATCACATCAGACCATCACAAATACAAATTTGCAAAATTTCACCGTTGGAGAACTAGAAAAGGCCACCAATGGATTCAAGGAACAACTGGGAGTTGGTGCCTTTGGAGTTGTTTTCAAAGGTGCTGTGGATTTAGGCAACAGTAACAGTTTGGCAATTGCTGTAAAAAAGTTGGACAACAACATGGTAAAAGAAGGTGAGAAAGAATTCATGGCAGAAGTAATGTCTATTGGGCATACAAATCACAAGAATTTGGTGCAGTTAATTGGTTTTTGCAACGAGGGACAACACCGGCTTCTTGTTTATGAGTGCATGAGCAATGGATCCTTAGGAAGCTTTCTTTTTGGATCATCAAATAAGCCAAAGTGGCACCAAAGAATGCAAATTGCTTTGGGGATTGCAAGGGGGCTAGTTTACTTGCATGAAGAGTGCAGCACCCAAATCATACACTGTGATATCAAGCCTCAAAACATCCTCCTAGACGACTCATACACAGCAAGAATTTCTGATTTTGGATTGGCCAAGATCTTGAAGACTGGCCAGACTCAAACCATGACTGGAATAAGAGGAACCAGAGGATATGTAGCCCCTGAATGGTTTAGAAACACGGCTGTAACAGCAAAGGTGGATGTATACAGCTATGGCATTCTGCTGTTGGAGCTAATATGTTGCAGGAAAAATGTTGAAGAAAAGGTTGATGATGCTCAAAAAATATTGGCTGATTGGGCATGTGATTGCTATGAAGCTGGGAAAGTAGAGTTTCTTGTTGAGAATGATGAAGAGGCCATGATGGAGGTGAAGATGGTTGAGAAGTATGTGATGGTTGCTATATGGTGCATCCAAGAGGACCCTTCACTACGACCTACTATGAAGAAAGTTGCCCAGATGCTTGAAGGAAGTGTTAAGGTTTCCACTCCTCCACCCCCAAATTCATTcattagttcattatag
- the LOC133790338 gene encoding G-type lectin S-receptor-like serine/threonine-protein kinase LECRK3: protein MSSNTNISTSLQTFLSLFLLVLLSYTSRTSGDQTRRNITLGSSLTAQLNQNEQSSWQSPSGDFAFGFQQIQKDGFLLALWFNKIPQKTIVWSANRDHLVQQGSTVELTKLGSLVLRDSTGKQVWSRAVVSGSGVSHAAMLDIGNFVLANQNHAKLWESFNEPTDTLLPTQILSHGKELAASHSESDYSRGRYYFKVHNGNLVFYVRRFTKPSSDISYWPENQAPGNGTQVMFNQSGSFYLQAQNGTITEWLTQSDSDFSKGFYQRAILEYDGVFSRYVYPKDDENGTNSRGWPSGKWSRISPSIPQNMCISKNVNRGSGACGYNSYCRLEDGFRPNCLCLDGYTFIDPNDKAKGCIPKFEAQSCHEDLEDFKNFDIYSMENTNWPEGDYDLFESVSEDWCRRACLVDCFCALAIYGGDTCWKKRTPFSNGIVDSNVNVKTLFKIRKNSTTATAKPSNNTESKPKDQTTLTVIGSVLLSSSALLNIILLTTSLVFFSRLRRRASIAGSYQTMPETNLQNFTYSELEKATNGFKEQLGVGGFGAVFKGVLALGKSSYSVAVKRLDNMVKEGEQEFKAEVMSIGRTNHKNLVKLIGFCNQGQHRLLVYEYMSNGSLASFLFGSSNKPRWHQRMQIALGIARGLFYLHEECSTQIIHCDIKPQNILLDESYTARISDFGLAKILKTDQTRTNTGIRGTKGYVAPEWFRNMAVSVKVDVYSYGILLLELICCRKNVEVNVKDDARMILADWACDCYGDGKVECLVENDDEAVMELKMVEKYVMVAIWCIQEDPSLRPTMKKVMLMLEGSVKFQAPPHPNSFLSSL from the coding sequence ATGAGTAGTAATACTAATATTAGTACTTCACTTCAAACATTTCTTAGCTTATTTCTTTTGGTGCTGCTCAGCTATACCAGCAGGACTAGTGGTGATCAAACTCGAAGGAACATCACTTTGGGTTCATCACTCACTGCACAACTCAATCAAAATGAGCAGTCATCATGGCAATCTCCATCTGGGGATTTTGCATTTGGCTTCCAACAAATCCAAAAAGATGGCTTCCTTCTTGCTCTCTGGTTCAACAAAATACCTCAGAAAACCATTGTTTGGTCAGCCAACAGAGATCATCTGGTGCAACAAGGCTCCACTGTTGAACTTACCAAACTTGGCTCCTTAGTTTTGAGGGACTCAACAGGAAAACAAGTGTGGAGTCGTGCAGTAGTCTCTGGCTCTGGAGTTTCCCACGCAGCCATGCTCGACATTGGAAATTTCGTGCTCGCCAACCAGAATCATGCAAAGCTTTGGGAGAGTTTTAATGAACCAACAGACACATTGTTGCCTACACAAATTCTTAGTCACGGTAAAGAACTTGCTGCTAGTCATTCTGAGTCAGATTACTCAAGGGGAAGGTACTATTTTAAAGTTCACAATGGAAATCTAGTGTTCTATGTCAGAAGATTCACAAAGCCTAGTTCTGATATTTCTTACTGGCCAGAGAACCAAGCCCCAGGCAATGGCACACAGGTGATGTTTAACCAATCTGGTTCTTTTTACCTGCAAGCACAGAATGGAACCATAACTGAATGGTTGACACAATCTGACTCTGATTTTTCAAAAGGCTTCTATCAAAGGGCAATTCTTGAATATGATGGTGTTTTCAGTCGCTATGTCTACCCaaaagatgatgaaaatggtACAAATTCTAGAGGATGGCCCAGCGGGAAGTGGAGCCGAATTTCGCCATCCATACCTCAGAACATGTGTATAAGTAAAAATGTCAATAGAGGATCTGGGGCTTGTGGATACAATAGCTACTGTCGTCTTGAAGATGGTTTCAGACCCAATTGTCTTTGCCTTGATGGTTACACCTTCATTGATCCAAATGATAAGGCAAAAGGATGCATACCAAAGTTTGAAGCTCAAAGTTGCCATGAAGATTTAGAAGATTTCAAGAACTTTGATATTTATTCCATGGAAAACACAAACTGGCCTGAAGGTGATTATGATTTATTTGAATCAGTGTCTGAAGATTGGTGTAGAAGAGCTTGCTTGGTTGATTGTTTCTGTGCTCTTGCCATCTATGGAGGTGACACTTGTTGGAAGAAGAGAACTCCTTTCTCAAATGGGATAGTGGACTCTAATGTTAATGTAAAAACTctattcaaaataagaaaaaatagcACCACTGCTACTGCCAAGCCAAGCAACAACACAGAATCGAAGCCAAAAGACCAAACAACACTGACAGTCATTGGATCAGTTCTTCTAAGTAGCTCTGCTCTTCTTAATATCATACTACTTACAACTTCATTGGTTTTCTTTTCCCGCCTTCGTCGCAGAGCATCAATAGCTGGATCATATCAGACCATGCCAGAAACAAATTTACAGAATTTCACTTATTCAGAACTAGAAAAAGCTACCAATGGATTCAAGGAACAGCTAGGAGTAGGTGGCTTTGGAGCTGTTTTCAAAGGTGTTTTGGCTTTGGGCAAAAGTAGTTATTCGGTTGCTGTGAAAAGGTTGGATAACATGGTGAAAGAAGGTGAGCAGGAATTCAAAGCTGAAGTAATGTCCATTGGTCGTACAAACCATAAAAATTTGGTTAAGTTAATTGGGTTTTGCAACCAGGGACAACACCGACTACTTGTTTACGAGTACATGAGCAATGGATCCTTGGCAAGCTTTCTTTTTGGATCATCAAATAAGCCAAGGTGGCACCAAAGAATGCAAATTGCTTTGGGGATTGCAAGGGGACTATTTTACTTGCACGAAGAGTGCAGCACCCAAATCATACACTGTGATATCAAGCCTCAAAACATCCTCCTAGACGAGTCATACACAGCAAGAATTTCTGATTTTGGATTGGCCAAGATTCTGAAGACTGACCAGACTCGAACCAATACTGGAATAAGAGGAACCAAAGGATATGTTGCCCCGGAATGGTTTAGAAACATGGCTGTGTCAGTGAAGGTGGATGTTTACAGCTATGGAATACTATTATTGGAGCTGATCTGCTGTAGAAAGAATGTTGAGGTGAATGTTAAGGATGATGCTCGAATGATATTAGCTGATTGGGCATGTGATTGCTATGGAGATGGGAAAGTGGAGTGTCTAGTTGAGAATGATGATGAGGCCGTGATGGAGTTGAAGATGGTTGAAAAGTATGTGATGGTTGCTATATGGTGTATCCAAGAGGACCCTTCACTACGACCTACTATGAAGAAAGTTATGCTGATGCTTGAAGGAAGTGTTAAGTTTCAAGCTCCTCCACACCCAAATTCATTCCTTAGCTCTTTATAG